A single genomic interval of Portunus trituberculatus isolate SZX2019 chromosome 41, ASM1759143v1, whole genome shotgun sequence harbors:
- the LOC123516564 gene encoding cathepsin L-like isoform X5: MKALVVFCVVVSCLASAQLVRPDKMQTLGQDGHDQQPHRPALLGQDGHDQQPHEQALLGGDGHDQRPHEQALLGGDNHDLRPHGQTLLGGDGHDLRPHGQALLGGDEHDLRPHGQPLLGQDGHDQRPHGKPLLGQDGHDQRPHGKALLGQDGHDQRPHGKILGQDGHDQQPHKQKSHKHNKHKARKVLGGDNHDRRAHKKLFGQGNHDYKKHVKVFGGDDHDMGHMGMFKSFMKQHNKSYKNKAEFKKRFKIFHQNMKKVHILQQNERGTAKYGPTKFADLTEREFRKMLGFQPHMKPATSSMEPAVIPEDLEAPVSFDWRKHGVVTPVKNQGMCGSCWAFSTTGNVEGQWAIKHKQLYSLSEQELVDCDATDDGCNGGLPENAYEAIAKLGGLELEDDYPYDGEDEQCHFNRSLAKVTVNGSVELPADEVAMAKWLTQNGPISIGINANALQFYVGGVSHPLKFLCNPESLDHGMLIVGYGVHTTKYLHRKQPFWIVKNSWGDDWGEQGYYRVYRGDGTCGVDQMATSAIVP; the protein is encoded by the exons CAGACTCTGGGCCAAGATGGACATGATCAGCAGCCACATAGACCT GCACTGTTGGGCCAGGATGGACATGACCAGCAGCCACATGAACAG GCACTGCTTGGTGGGGATGGACATGACCAGAGGCCACATGAACAG GCACTGCTTGGTGGGGATAACCATGACCTGAGGCCACATGGACAg ACATTGCTTGGTGGGGATGGGCATGATCTGAGGCCACATGGACAG GCACTGTTAGGTGGGGATGAACATGACCTAAGACCTCATGGACAG CCTTTGCTGGGTCAAGATGGACATGACCAGAGACCTCATGGAAAG CCTTTGCTTGGGCAGGATGGACATGACCAGAGACCTCATggaaag GCTCTGCTAGGGCAGGATGGACATGACCAGAGGCCTCATGGAAAG ATCCTTGGCCAAGATGGACATGACCAGCAGCCACATAAGCAG AAGTCCCACAAGCATAACAAGCACAAAGCTAGAAAG GTGCTGGGAGGTGACAACCATGATCGCAGAGCTCACAAGAAG CTTTTTGGGCAAGGGAACCATGACTACAAGAAACATGTTAAG GTTTTTGGTGGGGATGACCATGATATGGGACACATGGGAATGTTTAAGTCCTTCATGAAGCAGCACAACAAATCCTACAAGAACAAAGCAGAATTCAAGAAGAGGTTCAAGATTTTTCACCAGAACATGAAGAAAGTGCACATCTTGCAGCAGAATGAACGAGGCACTGCCAAGTATGGACCAACGAAATTTGCTGATCTTACAG AGCGTGAATTCCGAAAGATGCTGGGCTTTCAACCTCATATGAAGCCTGCCACATCCTCCATGGAACCTGCTGTTATCCCAGAAGACTTGGAGGCACCAGTCAGTTTTGACTGGAGGAAGCATGGTGTTGTCACACCCGTTAAGAACCAA GGCATGTGTGGCTCATGTTGGGCTTTCTCTACTACTGGCAATGTTGAAGGTCAATGGGCCATCAAGCACAAGCAACTGTATTCCCTTTCTGAACAAG AACTGGTTGACTGTGATGCAACAGATGATGGTTGTAATGGAGGTTTGCCTGAGAATGCTTATGAGGCCATAGCCAAGTTGGGCGGCCTAGAGTTGGAAGATGACTATCCATATGATGGGGAGGATGAACAATGCCACTTTAACAGGTCTCTT GCCAAGGTGACAGTCAATGGATCTGTGGAGCTGCCAGCTGATGAAGTGGCTATGGCCAAATGGCTCACCCAAAATGGACCCATTTCTATTGGAATCAATGCTAATGCCCTCCAG TTCTATGTGGGAGGAGTGTCTCATCCATTGAAATTCCTGTGTAACCCCGAGAGTCTGGACCATGGTATGCTTATTGTAGGCTATGGAGTCCACA CCACCAAATACCTGCACAGAAAACAACCCTTCTGGATTGTGAAGAACTCATGGGGGGATGACTGGGGGGAGCAG GGTTACTACCGCGTGTATCGTGGCGATGGGACTTGTGGTGTGGACCAGATGGCCACCAGTGCCATTGTGCCCTAA
- the LOC123516564 gene encoding cathepsin L-like isoform X16 encodes MKALVVFCVVVSCLASAQLVRPDKMRLGVYNPDTKHYEKQTLGQDGHDQQPHRPALLGQDGHDQQPHEQALLGGDNHDLRPHGQTLLGGDGHDLRPHGQPLLGQDGHDQRPHGKPLLGQDGHDQRPHGKALLGQDGHDQRPHGKILGQDGHDQQPHKQKSHKHNKHKARKVLGGDNHDRRAHKKLFGQGNHDYKKHVKVFGGDDHDMGHMGMFKSFMKQHNKSYKNKAEFKKRFKIFHQNMKKVHILQQNERGTAKYGPTKFADLTEREFRKMLGFQPHMKPATSSMEPAVIPEDLEAPVSFDWRKHGVVTPVKNQGMCGSCWAFSTTGNVEGQWAIKHKQLYSLSEQELVDCDATDDGCNGGLPENAYEAIAKLGGLELEDDYPYDGEDEQCHFNRSLAKVTVNGSVELPADEVAMAKWLTQNGPISIGINANALQFYVGGVSHPLKFLCNPESLDHGMLIVGYGVHTTKYLHRKQPFWIVKNSWGDDWGEQGYYRVYRGDGTCGVDQMATSAIVP; translated from the exons CAGACTCTGGGCCAAGATGGACATGATCAGCAGCCACATAGACCT GCACTGTTGGGCCAGGATGGACATGACCAGCAGCCACATGAACAG GCACTGCTTGGTGGGGATAACCATGACCTGAGGCCACATGGACAg ACATTGCTTGGTGGGGATGGGCATGATCTGAGGCCACATGGACAG CCTTTGCTGGGTCAAGATGGACATGACCAGAGACCTCATGGAAAG CCTTTGCTTGGGCAGGATGGACATGACCAGAGACCTCATggaaag GCTCTGCTAGGGCAGGATGGACATGACCAGAGGCCTCATGGAAAG ATCCTTGGCCAAGATGGACATGACCAGCAGCCACATAAGCAG AAGTCCCACAAGCATAACAAGCACAAAGCTAGAAAG GTGCTGGGAGGTGACAACCATGATCGCAGAGCTCACAAGAAG CTTTTTGGGCAAGGGAACCATGACTACAAGAAACATGTTAAG GTTTTTGGTGGGGATGACCATGATATGGGACACATGGGAATGTTTAAGTCCTTCATGAAGCAGCACAACAAATCCTACAAGAACAAAGCAGAATTCAAGAAGAGGTTCAAGATTTTTCACCAGAACATGAAGAAAGTGCACATCTTGCAGCAGAATGAACGAGGCACTGCCAAGTATGGACCAACGAAATTTGCTGATCTTACAG AGCGTGAATTCCGAAAGATGCTGGGCTTTCAACCTCATATGAAGCCTGCCACATCCTCCATGGAACCTGCTGTTATCCCAGAAGACTTGGAGGCACCAGTCAGTTTTGACTGGAGGAAGCATGGTGTTGTCACACCCGTTAAGAACCAA GGCATGTGTGGCTCATGTTGGGCTTTCTCTACTACTGGCAATGTTGAAGGTCAATGGGCCATCAAGCACAAGCAACTGTATTCCCTTTCTGAACAAG AACTGGTTGACTGTGATGCAACAGATGATGGTTGTAATGGAGGTTTGCCTGAGAATGCTTATGAGGCCATAGCCAAGTTGGGCGGCCTAGAGTTGGAAGATGACTATCCATATGATGGGGAGGATGAACAATGCCACTTTAACAGGTCTCTT GCCAAGGTGACAGTCAATGGATCTGTGGAGCTGCCAGCTGATGAAGTGGCTATGGCCAAATGGCTCACCCAAAATGGACCCATTTCTATTGGAATCAATGCTAATGCCCTCCAG TTCTATGTGGGAGGAGTGTCTCATCCATTGAAATTCCTGTGTAACCCCGAGAGTCTGGACCATGGTATGCTTATTGTAGGCTATGGAGTCCACA CCACCAAATACCTGCACAGAAAACAACCCTTCTGGATTGTGAAGAACTCATGGGGGGATGACTGGGGGGAGCAG GGTTACTACCGCGTGTATCGTGGCGATGGGACTTGTGGTGTGGACCAGATGGCCACCAGTGCCATTGTGCCCTAA
- the LOC123516564 gene encoding cathepsin L-like isoform X10, with protein sequence MKALVVFCVVVSCLASAQLVRPDKMRLGVYNPDTKHYEKQTLGQDGHDQQPHRPALLGQDGHDQQPHEQALLGGDNHDLRPHGQTLLGGDGHDLRPHGQALLGGDEHDLRPHGQPLLGQDGHDQRPHGKPLLGQDGHDQRPHGKALLGQDGHDQRPHGKILGQDGHDQQPHKQKSHKHNKHKARKVLGGDNHDRRAHKKLFGQGNHDYKKHVKVFGGDDHDMGHMGMFKSFMKQHNKSYKNKAEFKKRFKIFHQNMKKVHILQQNERGTAKYGPTKFADLTEREFRKMLGFQPHMKPATSSMEPAVIPEDLEAPVSFDWRKHGVVTPVKNQGMCGSCWAFSTTGNVEGQWAIKHKQLYSLSEQELVDCDATDDGCNGGLPENAYEAIAKLGGLELEDDYPYDGEDEQCHFNRSLAKVTVNGSVELPADEVAMAKWLTQNGPISIGINANALQFYVGGVSHPLKFLCNPESLDHGMLIVGYGVHTTKYLHRKQPFWIVKNSWGDDWGEQGYYRVYRGDGTCGVDQMATSAIVP encoded by the exons CAGACTCTGGGCCAAGATGGACATGATCAGCAGCCACATAGACCT GCACTGTTGGGCCAGGATGGACATGACCAGCAGCCACATGAACAG GCACTGCTTGGTGGGGATAACCATGACCTGAGGCCACATGGACAg ACATTGCTTGGTGGGGATGGGCATGATCTGAGGCCACATGGACAG GCACTGTTAGGTGGGGATGAACATGACCTAAGACCTCATGGACAG CCTTTGCTGGGTCAAGATGGACATGACCAGAGACCTCATGGAAAG CCTTTGCTTGGGCAGGATGGACATGACCAGAGACCTCATggaaag GCTCTGCTAGGGCAGGATGGACATGACCAGAGGCCTCATGGAAAG ATCCTTGGCCAAGATGGACATGACCAGCAGCCACATAAGCAG AAGTCCCACAAGCATAACAAGCACAAAGCTAGAAAG GTGCTGGGAGGTGACAACCATGATCGCAGAGCTCACAAGAAG CTTTTTGGGCAAGGGAACCATGACTACAAGAAACATGTTAAG GTTTTTGGTGGGGATGACCATGATATGGGACACATGGGAATGTTTAAGTCCTTCATGAAGCAGCACAACAAATCCTACAAGAACAAAGCAGAATTCAAGAAGAGGTTCAAGATTTTTCACCAGAACATGAAGAAAGTGCACATCTTGCAGCAGAATGAACGAGGCACTGCCAAGTATGGACCAACGAAATTTGCTGATCTTACAG AGCGTGAATTCCGAAAGATGCTGGGCTTTCAACCTCATATGAAGCCTGCCACATCCTCCATGGAACCTGCTGTTATCCCAGAAGACTTGGAGGCACCAGTCAGTTTTGACTGGAGGAAGCATGGTGTTGTCACACCCGTTAAGAACCAA GGCATGTGTGGCTCATGTTGGGCTTTCTCTACTACTGGCAATGTTGAAGGTCAATGGGCCATCAAGCACAAGCAACTGTATTCCCTTTCTGAACAAG AACTGGTTGACTGTGATGCAACAGATGATGGTTGTAATGGAGGTTTGCCTGAGAATGCTTATGAGGCCATAGCCAAGTTGGGCGGCCTAGAGTTGGAAGATGACTATCCATATGATGGGGAGGATGAACAATGCCACTTTAACAGGTCTCTT GCCAAGGTGACAGTCAATGGATCTGTGGAGCTGCCAGCTGATGAAGTGGCTATGGCCAAATGGCTCACCCAAAATGGACCCATTTCTATTGGAATCAATGCTAATGCCCTCCAG TTCTATGTGGGAGGAGTGTCTCATCCATTGAAATTCCTGTGTAACCCCGAGAGTCTGGACCATGGTATGCTTATTGTAGGCTATGGAGTCCACA CCACCAAATACCTGCACAGAAAACAACCCTTCTGGATTGTGAAGAACTCATGGGGGGATGACTGGGGGGAGCAG GGTTACTACCGCGTGTATCGTGGCGATGGGACTTGTGGTGTGGACCAGATGGCCACCAGTGCCATTGTGCCCTAA
- the LOC123516564 gene encoding cathepsin L-like isoform X17, giving the protein MKALVVFCVVVSCLASAQLVRPDKMRLGVYNPDTKHYEKQTLGQDGHDQQPHRPALLGQDGHDQQPHEQALLGGDGHDQRPHEQTLLGGDGHDLRPHGQPLLGQDGHDQRPHGKPLLGQDGHDQRPHGKALLGQDGHDQRPHGKILGQDGHDQQPHKQKSHKHNKHKARKVLGGDNHDRRAHKKLFGQGNHDYKKHVKVFGGDDHDMGHMGMFKSFMKQHNKSYKNKAEFKKRFKIFHQNMKKVHILQQNERGTAKYGPTKFADLTEREFRKMLGFQPHMKPATSSMEPAVIPEDLEAPVSFDWRKHGVVTPVKNQGMCGSCWAFSTTGNVEGQWAIKHKQLYSLSEQELVDCDATDDGCNGGLPENAYEAIAKLGGLELEDDYPYDGEDEQCHFNRSLAKVTVNGSVELPADEVAMAKWLTQNGPISIGINANALQFYVGGVSHPLKFLCNPESLDHGMLIVGYGVHTTKYLHRKQPFWIVKNSWGDDWGEQGYYRVYRGDGTCGVDQMATSAIVP; this is encoded by the exons CAGACTCTGGGCCAAGATGGACATGATCAGCAGCCACATAGACCT GCACTGTTGGGCCAGGATGGACATGACCAGCAGCCACATGAACAG GCACTGCTTGGTGGGGATGGACATGACCAGAGGCCACATGAACAG ACATTGCTTGGTGGGGATGGGCATGATCTGAGGCCACATGGACAG CCTTTGCTGGGTCAAGATGGACATGACCAGAGACCTCATGGAAAG CCTTTGCTTGGGCAGGATGGACATGACCAGAGACCTCATggaaag GCTCTGCTAGGGCAGGATGGACATGACCAGAGGCCTCATGGAAAG ATCCTTGGCCAAGATGGACATGACCAGCAGCCACATAAGCAG AAGTCCCACAAGCATAACAAGCACAAAGCTAGAAAG GTGCTGGGAGGTGACAACCATGATCGCAGAGCTCACAAGAAG CTTTTTGGGCAAGGGAACCATGACTACAAGAAACATGTTAAG GTTTTTGGTGGGGATGACCATGATATGGGACACATGGGAATGTTTAAGTCCTTCATGAAGCAGCACAACAAATCCTACAAGAACAAAGCAGAATTCAAGAAGAGGTTCAAGATTTTTCACCAGAACATGAAGAAAGTGCACATCTTGCAGCAGAATGAACGAGGCACTGCCAAGTATGGACCAACGAAATTTGCTGATCTTACAG AGCGTGAATTCCGAAAGATGCTGGGCTTTCAACCTCATATGAAGCCTGCCACATCCTCCATGGAACCTGCTGTTATCCCAGAAGACTTGGAGGCACCAGTCAGTTTTGACTGGAGGAAGCATGGTGTTGTCACACCCGTTAAGAACCAA GGCATGTGTGGCTCATGTTGGGCTTTCTCTACTACTGGCAATGTTGAAGGTCAATGGGCCATCAAGCACAAGCAACTGTATTCCCTTTCTGAACAAG AACTGGTTGACTGTGATGCAACAGATGATGGTTGTAATGGAGGTTTGCCTGAGAATGCTTATGAGGCCATAGCCAAGTTGGGCGGCCTAGAGTTGGAAGATGACTATCCATATGATGGGGAGGATGAACAATGCCACTTTAACAGGTCTCTT GCCAAGGTGACAGTCAATGGATCTGTGGAGCTGCCAGCTGATGAAGTGGCTATGGCCAAATGGCTCACCCAAAATGGACCCATTTCTATTGGAATCAATGCTAATGCCCTCCAG TTCTATGTGGGAGGAGTGTCTCATCCATTGAAATTCCTGTGTAACCCCGAGAGTCTGGACCATGGTATGCTTATTGTAGGCTATGGAGTCCACA CCACCAAATACCTGCACAGAAAACAACCCTTCTGGATTGTGAAGAACTCATGGGGGGATGACTGGGGGGAGCAG GGTTACTACCGCGTGTATCGTGGCGATGGGACTTGTGGTGTGGACCAGATGGCCACCAGTGCCATTGTGCCCTAA
- the LOC123516564 gene encoding cathepsin L-like isoform X9, protein MKALVVFCVVVSCLASAQLVRPDKMRLGVYNPDTKHYEKQTLGQDGHDQQPHRPALLGQDGHDQQPHEQALLGGDGHDQRPHEQTLLGGDGHDLRPHGQALLGGDEHDLRPHGQPLLGQDGHDQRPHGKPLLGQDGHDQRPHGKALLGQDGHDQRPHGKILGQDGHDQQPHKQKSHKHNKHKARKVLGGDNHDRRAHKKLFGQGNHDYKKHVKVFGGDDHDMGHMGMFKSFMKQHNKSYKNKAEFKKRFKIFHQNMKKVHILQQNERGTAKYGPTKFADLTEREFRKMLGFQPHMKPATSSMEPAVIPEDLEAPVSFDWRKHGVVTPVKNQGMCGSCWAFSTTGNVEGQWAIKHKQLYSLSEQELVDCDATDDGCNGGLPENAYEAIAKLGGLELEDDYPYDGEDEQCHFNRSLAKVTVNGSVELPADEVAMAKWLTQNGPISIGINANALQFYVGGVSHPLKFLCNPESLDHGMLIVGYGVHTTKYLHRKQPFWIVKNSWGDDWGEQGYYRVYRGDGTCGVDQMATSAIVP, encoded by the exons CAGACTCTGGGCCAAGATGGACATGATCAGCAGCCACATAGACCT GCACTGTTGGGCCAGGATGGACATGACCAGCAGCCACATGAACAG GCACTGCTTGGTGGGGATGGACATGACCAGAGGCCACATGAACAG ACATTGCTTGGTGGGGATGGGCATGATCTGAGGCCACATGGACAG GCACTGTTAGGTGGGGATGAACATGACCTAAGACCTCATGGACAG CCTTTGCTGGGTCAAGATGGACATGACCAGAGACCTCATGGAAAG CCTTTGCTTGGGCAGGATGGACATGACCAGAGACCTCATggaaag GCTCTGCTAGGGCAGGATGGACATGACCAGAGGCCTCATGGAAAG ATCCTTGGCCAAGATGGACATGACCAGCAGCCACATAAGCAG AAGTCCCACAAGCATAACAAGCACAAAGCTAGAAAG GTGCTGGGAGGTGACAACCATGATCGCAGAGCTCACAAGAAG CTTTTTGGGCAAGGGAACCATGACTACAAGAAACATGTTAAG GTTTTTGGTGGGGATGACCATGATATGGGACACATGGGAATGTTTAAGTCCTTCATGAAGCAGCACAACAAATCCTACAAGAACAAAGCAGAATTCAAGAAGAGGTTCAAGATTTTTCACCAGAACATGAAGAAAGTGCACATCTTGCAGCAGAATGAACGAGGCACTGCCAAGTATGGACCAACGAAATTTGCTGATCTTACAG AGCGTGAATTCCGAAAGATGCTGGGCTTTCAACCTCATATGAAGCCTGCCACATCCTCCATGGAACCTGCTGTTATCCCAGAAGACTTGGAGGCACCAGTCAGTTTTGACTGGAGGAAGCATGGTGTTGTCACACCCGTTAAGAACCAA GGCATGTGTGGCTCATGTTGGGCTTTCTCTACTACTGGCAATGTTGAAGGTCAATGGGCCATCAAGCACAAGCAACTGTATTCCCTTTCTGAACAAG AACTGGTTGACTGTGATGCAACAGATGATGGTTGTAATGGAGGTTTGCCTGAGAATGCTTATGAGGCCATAGCCAAGTTGGGCGGCCTAGAGTTGGAAGATGACTATCCATATGATGGGGAGGATGAACAATGCCACTTTAACAGGTCTCTT GCCAAGGTGACAGTCAATGGATCTGTGGAGCTGCCAGCTGATGAAGTGGCTATGGCCAAATGGCTCACCCAAAATGGACCCATTTCTATTGGAATCAATGCTAATGCCCTCCAG TTCTATGTGGGAGGAGTGTCTCATCCATTGAAATTCCTGTGTAACCCCGAGAGTCTGGACCATGGTATGCTTATTGTAGGCTATGGAGTCCACA CCACCAAATACCTGCACAGAAAACAACCCTTCTGGATTGTGAAGAACTCATGGGGGGATGACTGGGGGGAGCAG GGTTACTACCGCGTGTATCGTGGCGATGGGACTTGTGGTGTGGACCAGATGGCCACCAGTGCCATTGTGCCCTAA
- the LOC123516564 gene encoding cathepsin L-like isoform X24, whose protein sequence is MKALVVFCVVVSCLASAQLVRPDKMRLGVYNPDTKHYEKQTLGQDGHDQQPHRPALLGQDGHDQQPHEQALLGGDGHDQRPHEQALLGGDNHDLRPHGQPLLGQDGHDQRPHGKILGQDGHDQQPHKQKSHKHNKHKARKVLGGDNHDRRAHKKLFGQGNHDYKKHVKVFGGDDHDMGHMGMFKSFMKQHNKSYKNKAEFKKRFKIFHQNMKKVHILQQNERGTAKYGPTKFADLTEREFRKMLGFQPHMKPATSSMEPAVIPEDLEAPVSFDWRKHGVVTPVKNQGMCGSCWAFSTTGNVEGQWAIKHKQLYSLSEQELVDCDATDDGCNGGLPENAYEAIAKLGGLELEDDYPYDGEDEQCHFNRSLAKVTVNGSVELPADEVAMAKWLTQNGPISIGINANALQFYVGGVSHPLKFLCNPESLDHGMLIVGYGVHTTKYLHRKQPFWIVKNSWGDDWGEQGYYRVYRGDGTCGVDQMATSAIVP, encoded by the exons CAGACTCTGGGCCAAGATGGACATGATCAGCAGCCACATAGACCT GCACTGTTGGGCCAGGATGGACATGACCAGCAGCCACATGAACAG GCACTGCTTGGTGGGGATGGACATGACCAGAGGCCACATGAACAG GCACTGCTTGGTGGGGATAACCATGACCTGAGGCCACATGGACAg CCTTTGCTGGGTCAAGATGGACATGACCAGAGACCTCATGGAAAG ATCCTTGGCCAAGATGGACATGACCAGCAGCCACATAAGCAG AAGTCCCACAAGCATAACAAGCACAAAGCTAGAAAG GTGCTGGGAGGTGACAACCATGATCGCAGAGCTCACAAGAAG CTTTTTGGGCAAGGGAACCATGACTACAAGAAACATGTTAAG GTTTTTGGTGGGGATGACCATGATATGGGACACATGGGAATGTTTAAGTCCTTCATGAAGCAGCACAACAAATCCTACAAGAACAAAGCAGAATTCAAGAAGAGGTTCAAGATTTTTCACCAGAACATGAAGAAAGTGCACATCTTGCAGCAGAATGAACGAGGCACTGCCAAGTATGGACCAACGAAATTTGCTGATCTTACAG AGCGTGAATTCCGAAAGATGCTGGGCTTTCAACCTCATATGAAGCCTGCCACATCCTCCATGGAACCTGCTGTTATCCCAGAAGACTTGGAGGCACCAGTCAGTTTTGACTGGAGGAAGCATGGTGTTGTCACACCCGTTAAGAACCAA GGCATGTGTGGCTCATGTTGGGCTTTCTCTACTACTGGCAATGTTGAAGGTCAATGGGCCATCAAGCACAAGCAACTGTATTCCCTTTCTGAACAAG AACTGGTTGACTGTGATGCAACAGATGATGGTTGTAATGGAGGTTTGCCTGAGAATGCTTATGAGGCCATAGCCAAGTTGGGCGGCCTAGAGTTGGAAGATGACTATCCATATGATGGGGAGGATGAACAATGCCACTTTAACAGGTCTCTT GCCAAGGTGACAGTCAATGGATCTGTGGAGCTGCCAGCTGATGAAGTGGCTATGGCCAAATGGCTCACCCAAAATGGACCCATTTCTATTGGAATCAATGCTAATGCCCTCCAG TTCTATGTGGGAGGAGTGTCTCATCCATTGAAATTCCTGTGTAACCCCGAGAGTCTGGACCATGGTATGCTTATTGTAGGCTATGGAGTCCACA CCACCAAATACCTGCACAGAAAACAACCCTTCTGGATTGTGAAGAACTCATGGGGGGATGACTGGGGGGAGCAG GGTTACTACCGCGTGTATCGTGGCGATGGGACTTGTGGTGTGGACCAGATGGCCACCAGTGCCATTGTGCCCTAA
- the LOC123516564 gene encoding cathepsin L-like isoform X23, producing MKALVVFCVVVSCLASAQLVRPDKMRLGVYNPDTKHYEKQTLGQDGHDQQPHRPALLGQDGHDQQPHEQALLGGDGHDQRPHEQALLGGDNHDLRPHGQTLLGGDGHDLRPHGQPLLGQDGHDQRPHGKILGQDGHDQQPHKQVLGGDNHDRRAHKKLFGQGNHDYKKHVKVFGGDDHDMGHMGMFKSFMKQHNKSYKNKAEFKKRFKIFHQNMKKVHILQQNERGTAKYGPTKFADLTEREFRKMLGFQPHMKPATSSMEPAVIPEDLEAPVSFDWRKHGVVTPVKNQGMCGSCWAFSTTGNVEGQWAIKHKQLYSLSEQELVDCDATDDGCNGGLPENAYEAIAKLGGLELEDDYPYDGEDEQCHFNRSLAKVTVNGSVELPADEVAMAKWLTQNGPISIGINANALQFYVGGVSHPLKFLCNPESLDHGMLIVGYGVHTTKYLHRKQPFWIVKNSWGDDWGEQGYYRVYRGDGTCGVDQMATSAIVP from the exons CAGACTCTGGGCCAAGATGGACATGATCAGCAGCCACATAGACCT GCACTGTTGGGCCAGGATGGACATGACCAGCAGCCACATGAACAG GCACTGCTTGGTGGGGATGGACATGACCAGAGGCCACATGAACAG GCACTGCTTGGTGGGGATAACCATGACCTGAGGCCACATGGACAg ACATTGCTTGGTGGGGATGGGCATGATCTGAGGCCACATGGACAG CCTTTGCTGGGTCAAGATGGACATGACCAGAGACCTCATGGAAAG ATCCTTGGCCAAGATGGACATGACCAGCAGCCACATAAGCAG GTGCTGGGAGGTGACAACCATGATCGCAGAGCTCACAAGAAG CTTTTTGGGCAAGGGAACCATGACTACAAGAAACATGTTAAG GTTTTTGGTGGGGATGACCATGATATGGGACACATGGGAATGTTTAAGTCCTTCATGAAGCAGCACAACAAATCCTACAAGAACAAAGCAGAATTCAAGAAGAGGTTCAAGATTTTTCACCAGAACATGAAGAAAGTGCACATCTTGCAGCAGAATGAACGAGGCACTGCCAAGTATGGACCAACGAAATTTGCTGATCTTACAG AGCGTGAATTCCGAAAGATGCTGGGCTTTCAACCTCATATGAAGCCTGCCACATCCTCCATGGAACCTGCTGTTATCCCAGAAGACTTGGAGGCACCAGTCAGTTTTGACTGGAGGAAGCATGGTGTTGTCACACCCGTTAAGAACCAA GGCATGTGTGGCTCATGTTGGGCTTTCTCTACTACTGGCAATGTTGAAGGTCAATGGGCCATCAAGCACAAGCAACTGTATTCCCTTTCTGAACAAG AACTGGTTGACTGTGATGCAACAGATGATGGTTGTAATGGAGGTTTGCCTGAGAATGCTTATGAGGCCATAGCCAAGTTGGGCGGCCTAGAGTTGGAAGATGACTATCCATATGATGGGGAGGATGAACAATGCCACTTTAACAGGTCTCTT GCCAAGGTGACAGTCAATGGATCTGTGGAGCTGCCAGCTGATGAAGTGGCTATGGCCAAATGGCTCACCCAAAATGGACCCATTTCTATTGGAATCAATGCTAATGCCCTCCAG TTCTATGTGGGAGGAGTGTCTCATCCATTGAAATTCCTGTGTAACCCCGAGAGTCTGGACCATGGTATGCTTATTGTAGGCTATGGAGTCCACA CCACCAAATACCTGCACAGAAAACAACCCTTCTGGATTGTGAAGAACTCATGGGGGGATGACTGGGGGGAGCAG GGTTACTACCGCGTGTATCGTGGCGATGGGACTTGTGGTGTGGACCAGATGGCCACCAGTGCCATTGTGCCCTAA